A portion of the Gossypium arboreum isolate Shixiya-1 chromosome 8, ASM2569848v2, whole genome shotgun sequence genome contains these proteins:
- the LOC108465135 gene encoding cytochrome c oxidase subunit 6b-2 gives MADAIELKTAPADFRFPTTNQTRHCFTRYIEFHRCLAAKGEESNQCEKFAKYYRSLCPGEWIDKWNEQRENGTFPGPL, from the exons ATGGCAGACGCG ATTGAACTGAAAACAGCCCCAGCTGACTTTCGTTTCCCTACAACAAATCAAACTAGACATTGTTTCACCCGCTACATTGAGTTTCATAG GTGCTTGGCTGCAAAGGGTGAAGAGTCTAATCAATGTGAGAAATTTGCCAAATACTACCGTTCTCTTTGTCCTGGTGAATGG ATTGACAAGTGGAATGAACAGAGGGAGAATGGTACTTTCCCGGGTCCTCTGTGA